From a single Gracilimonas sp. genomic region:
- a CDS encoding acetyl-CoA hydrolase/transferase C-terminal domain-containing protein, with amino-acid sequence MSGYIKAQEAVKAIKSEDRVFVHGVSATPVQLVEAMTNRHQELKDVEVVHLHTEGPAPYAEPEYKDSFFVNALFVGANVRKAVNEGRGDYVPVFLSEVPSLFRNNILPLDVALVHVSPPDNHGYCSLGVSVDATVAAVQTAKHVIAQVNPNMPRTHGDGLIHVNKIDALVEANDPLPEQIVPEPNEAELKIGKYCAELIDDGATLQMGIGAIPNAVLKSLTNHKDLGVHTEMFSDGVIELVEKGVINGRKKKIHPGKIVSGFVMGSRKTYDFIDDNPAVAMLDIAYINDTAVIRRNPKVTAINSAVEVDLTGQVCADSIGTYHYSGVGGQMDFIRGASLSPGGKPIIALPSTTNKGISRIVPFLKQGAGVVTTRAHVHYVVTEYGVANLYGKNLCQRAKALTGIAHPDHREELEKAIHDRFNKK; translated from the coding sequence ATGAGCGGATATATAAAAGCACAAGAGGCAGTAAAAGCTATTAAATCAGAAGACCGGGTTTTTGTTCACGGGGTTTCAGCTACGCCGGTACAATTGGTGGAAGCCATGACCAACCGGCATCAGGAATTGAAAGATGTGGAAGTTGTTCATCTTCATACGGAGGGGCCCGCACCTTATGCTGAACCAGAATATAAAGATAGCTTTTTTGTGAACGCACTTTTTGTAGGTGCTAACGTTAGAAAAGCAGTAAATGAAGGCCGGGGAGATTACGTGCCGGTATTTCTGAGCGAAGTACCTAGTCTGTTCAGGAATAATATTCTTCCGCTTGATGTGGCTTTAGTGCACGTTTCTCCTCCTGATAATCATGGGTATTGTTCATTGGGTGTTTCCGTGGATGCAACCGTTGCCGCTGTTCAAACAGCGAAGCATGTAATTGCCCAGGTAAATCCGAATATGCCGCGAACGCATGGGGATGGTCTTATCCATGTAAATAAAATTGATGCTTTAGTGGAAGCTAATGATCCATTGCCAGAGCAGATCGTTCCTGAACCCAATGAAGCAGAACTTAAAATCGGGAAGTATTGTGCTGAATTGATCGATGATGGGGCAACTCTGCAGATGGGGATCGGCGCCATTCCAAATGCAGTACTCAAAAGCCTGACAAATCATAAAGATTTGGGTGTTCACACCGAGATGTTTTCAGATGGAGTTATAGAGCTGGTTGAGAAAGGAGTCATCAACGGACGGAAGAAAAAAATCCACCCGGGAAAAATTGTATCTGGATTTGTTATGGGTTCCCGGAAAACGTATGACTTCATCGATGACAACCCGGCCGTGGCTATGCTGGACATTGCCTACATCAACGACACTGCTGTGATTCGCCGAAATCCTAAAGTAACGGCAATAAATAGCGCCGTGGAAGTAGATTTAACCGGACAGGTTTGTGCCGACTCGATAGGAACGTACCATTATTCCGGAGTAGGAGGACAAATGGACTTTATTCGTGGTGCATCGCTTTCACCCGGAGGTAAACCTATTATTGCATTGCCGTCAACTACCAATAAAGGAATCAGCCGCATTGTGCCTTTTCTGAAACAGGGAGCCGGGGTAGTAACAACCCGTGCTCACGTACACTATGTTGTAACCGAATATGGAGTGGCTAATCTGTATGGAAAAAATTTATGCCAGCGTGCAAAAGCTTTGACTGGAATTGCGCATCCAGACCACCGTGAAGAACTGGAGAAAGCGATACACGATCGGTTCAATAAAAAATAG
- a CDS encoding Rrf2 family transcriptional regulator yields the protein MRLISQGAQYAISAIIAISKHSEEGAVSASYLSKSLNCPTAYLSQILAKLKEPGILKSRRGLNGGVYLAKPVKEITMMDIIAAIDGTEFFDKCFMGIEGCGHIEPCPFHEFWSVERKKIEKWLNDTSFDDVDKRMSKKWFDLRLQFSNGVPSFR from the coding sequence ATGAGATTAATTTCACAAGGGGCTCAATATGCCATTTCTGCGATTATAGCAATTTCCAAACATTCTGAAGAAGGTGCTGTGTCTGCTTCCTATTTATCGAAATCCCTGAATTGCCCTACGGCTTACCTCTCTCAGATTCTGGCAAAGCTTAAAGAGCCTGGGATCTTAAAATCCCGGCGGGGATTAAATGGTGGAGTTTACCTGGCCAAACCCGTGAAAGAAATAACCATGATGGATATTATTGCTGCCATCGACGGAACTGAGTTTTTTGATAAATGCTTTATGGGAATTGAGGGATGCGGCCATATTGAACCCTGCCCATTCCATGAATTTTGGTCGGTTGAGAGGAAGAAAATCGAGAAGTGGCTTAATGATACCTCCTTTGATGATGTAGATAAACGTATGTCAAAGAAATGGTTCGACTTGCGTTTGCAATTTTCAAATGGAGTGCCTTCATTCAGATAA
- a CDS encoding SDR family oxidoreductase: MENKIVLIVGGSGGIGSATAKRFAKEGARVVLASRNKANVERVAKEINDNGGEAFAIEVDATNQSSVEKMTSEIVNQLGKIDVLVNAFGQGIIQPFMEIDPKDAKEIIDTNVYGTFLVTQTVMKNMKEDETTSVVMFPGTMGKFVMKNASVYAASKFAIQGFTKALIEEQRRGKTKFSLLYLGGVDTPFWDDERVNMRVKKEMMLTPGEVAEAVFYAVNQPSGSVMNEMVIQPESHQLV; encoded by the coding sequence ATGGAAAATAAAATCGTACTCATTGTAGGCGGGTCGGGTGGAATTGGAAGTGCAACTGCTAAACGATTTGCCAAAGAGGGAGCGAGGGTGGTATTGGCATCCCGAAATAAAGCCAATGTCGAAAGAGTTGCTAAAGAGATTAATGACAACGGCGGAGAAGCATTCGCGATAGAAGTGGATGCGACCAATCAGTCTTCTGTTGAAAAAATGACTAGTGAAATAGTGAATCAACTGGGTAAAATTGATGTCCTGGTGAATGCATTCGGACAGGGTATAATACAGCCTTTCATGGAAATTGATCCGAAGGACGCCAAAGAAATTATCGACACCAACGTGTACGGAACTTTTCTGGTTACCCAAACGGTGATGAAAAATATGAAAGAAGACGAAACAACCTCAGTGGTCATGTTTCCCGGTACAATGGGTAAGTTTGTTATGAAGAATGCATCGGTATATGCAGCTTCAAAATTTGCCATCCAGGGGTTTACAAAAGCTTTGATTGAAGAACAAAGACGTGGAAAAACCAAATTCTCTTTACTCTACCTAGGTGGGGTAGATACGCCTTTCTGGGATGACGAAAGAGTGAACATGCGTGTCAAGAAAGAGATGATGCTTACTCCGGGTGAAGTAGCTGAGGCTGTGTTCTATGCCGTTAACCAACCTTCAGGTTCCGTTATGAATGAAATGGTGATTCAGCCGGAAAGTCATCAGTTAGTATAA
- a CDS encoding helix-turn-helix transcriptional regulator: protein MDYVEYTAPKHVRHLVESYWISTLHPDDFEQDYDFIIPDGSTDVIFMLNGNYLRDDVKKNKKHLVEYCSLVPAFSKAVKVYQKPYTKCLGMRFNPGAIQQLTGISLQELNEAGYPLEQVMPELADLAMDEALKNTPAPKIIEKINAWLSSQVKVPRQNHIISAFISEVVKNQGSVTVKTFCDSFGMHKSTLEKNFKHATGLTPKQYANLIRFNYLLNKLMFSGESLTQTGYDLGYFDQSHMIKDFKKVIGITPKDFLEKKFTVPKLAALSISNKKQHFGS, encoded by the coding sequence ATGGATTACGTTGAATACACGGCTCCGAAACATGTACGTCATCTTGTAGAATCTTATTGGATCAGCACTCTGCATCCGGATGATTTCGAACAGGATTATGACTTCATAATTCCTGACGGCAGCACAGATGTTATCTTTATGCTAAATGGAAATTACCTGAGAGATGATGTGAAGAAGAACAAAAAGCATTTGGTAGAATATTGCAGTCTGGTTCCGGCTTTTAGTAAAGCGGTAAAAGTATATCAAAAACCATACACTAAATGCCTGGGGATGAGATTCAATCCAGGAGCTATTCAACAACTAACCGGAATAAGCCTGCAAGAACTAAATGAAGCAGGTTACCCTCTGGAACAGGTCATGCCAGAACTCGCTGACCTTGCTATGGATGAAGCTCTTAAGAATACTCCTGCCCCAAAAATTATTGAAAAGATTAATGCGTGGCTTTCATCACAGGTTAAAGTACCCAGGCAGAATCATATTATATCTGCTTTCATTTCGGAGGTAGTAAAGAATCAGGGATCTGTGACTGTAAAAACATTCTGTGATTCCTTTGGGATGCATAAATCTACCTTAGAAAAGAATTTTAAGCATGCTACAGGCCTTACCCCAAAGCAGTATGCAAACCTCATACGCTTCAATTACCTGTTGAATAAGTTGATGTTTTCAGGAGAAAGCCTCACCCAAACCGGATATGATCTTGGCTATTTTGACCAAAGTCACATGATCAAAGACTTTAAAAAAGTAATAGGAATTACTCCCAAAGATTTTCTCGAAAAGAAGTTTACCGTACCAAAGCTTGCTGCTTTATCTATTTCAAATAAAAAGCAGCATTTCGGATCATAA
- the purL gene encoding phosphoribosylformylglycinamidine synthase subunit PurL translates to MSQTTIQEPEVTLELAEEHGLNAEEFEMIKTRLGRVPTFTELGVYSVMWSEHCSYKNSIVELKKLPSEGENLLVGAGEENAGLVDLGDGLGCAFKIESHNHPSAIEPYQGAATGVGGIHRDIFTMGARPVASLNSLRFGSMENPRVRYLLDGVVRGIGDYGNSFGVPVIAGEVCFDESYEGNPLVNAMSIGLVKEGETASAISKGLGNPVIIVGASTGRDGIHGATFASEEISEESEAKRPSVQVGDPFTEKLLLEASLEVLKTGAVIGMQDMGAAGIACSTSEMTAKGGQGMKIDLDKVPAREDGMTAYELLLSESQERMLIVAEKGREQEIIDVYEKWDLHGVVIGEVVDTENVTYWKDGEIKADIPAEHLVLGGGAPQYIRETKKPSYLDEVQSFDIDSLDHHDNYSETVTRLLGSPNIASKRWVHEQYDTMVRTNTVTGPGASDSGVIRIKGSKKGLVAKTDCNGRYVYLNPRKGGQIAVAESARNVVCSGAKPMAITNCLNFGNPYKPEVYWTFKEALGGMADACRALNTPVTGGNVSFYNENPNGAIFPSPIIGMLGVIEDIEKHVTTPGFKKEGDVVLYIGADRKGLGGSEYLKTIHELTTGDAPEIDLNFEVKLQEALLTAIKTGLVTAAHDVSDGGLAITLAEMAIFGKKGAEVSVETMKGSTHEILFSEAQSGVVITIPAAELQTAKHHFEEANVPMFELGVVKGDALEIKDLVSLNVAAAEKTYESAIPKAMEA, encoded by the coding sequence ATGTCGCAAACTACGATCCAAGAACCGGAAGTTACCCTAGAGCTGGCCGAAGAACATGGCCTGAATGCTGAAGAATTTGAAATGATAAAAACCCGGCTGGGTCGGGTGCCTACATTTACTGAATTGGGGGTTTATTCAGTAATGTGGAGTGAACACTGTTCGTACAAAAACTCTATTGTTGAACTAAAGAAACTCCCAAGTGAAGGAGAAAATTTGCTGGTTGGAGCGGGAGAAGAAAATGCAGGTTTGGTTGATCTTGGCGACGGACTAGGATGCGCTTTTAAAATTGAAAGCCACAATCATCCATCAGCAATTGAGCCTTATCAGGGTGCAGCGACAGGAGTGGGAGGCATTCACCGCGATATTTTTACAATGGGCGCACGGCCGGTGGCAAGTTTGAATTCGCTTCGATTTGGCTCCATGGAAAACCCACGGGTTCGTTATTTACTGGATGGAGTGGTTCGCGGTATTGGAGATTATGGTAACTCATTTGGCGTACCTGTTATAGCCGGAGAAGTTTGTTTTGATGAAAGCTATGAAGGCAATCCACTTGTAAATGCCATGAGTATTGGATTGGTGAAGGAAGGGGAAACGGCATCTGCGATTTCAAAAGGACTTGGAAACCCGGTTATTATTGTAGGAGCGAGTACAGGACGTGATGGGATTCACGGGGCAACTTTTGCTTCCGAAGAAATCAGTGAAGAAAGCGAAGCTAAACGCCCCAGTGTTCAGGTTGGAGATCCATTCACTGAAAAACTATTACTTGAAGCCAGCCTGGAAGTTTTAAAAACCGGCGCTGTAATTGGTATGCAGGATATGGGGGCAGCCGGGATTGCCTGTTCTACTTCAGAAATGACAGCCAAAGGCGGACAGGGAATGAAAATTGACCTCGATAAAGTGCCCGCCCGCGAAGATGGCATGACTGCTTACGAATTACTTCTCTCTGAAAGCCAGGAACGCATGCTGATTGTAGCTGAAAAAGGCAGAGAGCAGGAAATTATTGATGTATATGAAAAGTGGGATCTGCACGGAGTAGTTATCGGCGAAGTTGTGGATACTGAGAATGTAACCTATTGGAAAGATGGTGAAATCAAAGCCGATATTCCGGCTGAGCACCTGGTACTCGGAGGTGGAGCGCCTCAATATATACGTGAAACAAAAAAGCCTTCCTATCTTGATGAAGTTCAAAGTTTTGATATCGATTCATTAGATCATCATGATAATTATTCCGAGACGGTAACACGATTGCTTGGGTCGCCAAATATCGCGTCCAAGCGATGGGTGCACGAACAATATGATACCATGGTTCGTACCAACACCGTTACAGGTCCAGGCGCATCCGATTCAGGAGTAATTCGAATCAAGGGCAGTAAAAAAGGGCTGGTAGCGAAAACTGACTGCAACGGTCGCTATGTATACCTGAATCCTCGTAAAGGCGGGCAAATTGCGGTAGCTGAATCAGCCAGAAATGTAGTTTGTTCGGGAGCCAAACCGATGGCAATCACCAACTGCCTGAATTTTGGTAATCCTTATAAGCCGGAAGTATACTGGACTTTTAAAGAAGCTTTGGGTGGAATGGCTGATGCCTGCCGGGCTTTAAATACACCGGTTACAGGAGGAAATGTAAGTTTCTATAATGAAAATCCGAATGGAGCTATTTTTCCATCACCTATTATTGGAATGCTAGGGGTTATTGAAGATATAGAGAAGCATGTAACAACTCCGGGATTCAAAAAAGAGGGCGATGTTGTTCTTTACATTGGAGCTGACCGAAAGGGATTGGGAGGAAGTGAGTATCTGAAAACAATCCATGAGCTGACAACCGGTGACGCCCCAGAGATAGATCTTAACTTTGAGGTAAAACTGCAGGAAGCGTTGTTAACCGCCATTAAAACTGGTTTGGTTACAGCTGCTCATGATGTCTCTGACGGTGGATTGGCTATTACACTTGCTGAAATGGCCATTTTTGGTAAAAAAGGAGCAGAGGTTTCTGTGGAAACGATGAAAGGTTCTACTCATGAAATTCTGTTCAGCGAGGCCCAATCAGGGGTGGTAATCACTATCCCGGCAGCTGAACTGCAAACGGCAAAACATCACTTTGAAGAAGCAAATGTTCCGATGTTTGAATTGGGTGTGGTTAAAGGAGATGCTCTCGAAATCAAAGACCTGGTTTCGCTGAATGTTGCTGCTGCTGAAAAAACCTATGAAAGTGCGATCCCCAAAGCGATGGAAGCCTGA
- a CDS encoding DUF5694 domain-containing protein, whose amino-acid sequence MKSVYLPLFCLFFLSFDSCISPEKQNAYVPKDIALKPFTVEPKIQTMVIGSYHFAQETDIDELSPENQKEIDKILNALEKFQPTKVVIEKEPQYTDRYNEVYQRYRAGTLSIDTLANETFQLGFKMAHRMDHDSIYLFDNKPEFIGSLEGFTFSGFNEYAAQHDSAFTQEHMEQIGSNFAFNDSLLRSLPLYEHIRLKNSPEAQQINANRMHMYEMRVGIAENWMGPDWLGRIYQRNIRMMGHLLKISKPGDRLMVVVGANHKWILEDLMNKTPDFKVISAYKFL is encoded by the coding sequence ATGAAATCAGTGTACCTACCATTATTCTGTCTGTTTTTCTTGTCTTTTGATTCCTGTATTAGCCCGGAAAAGCAAAATGCATATGTACCAAAAGATATTGCCCTTAAGCCATTCACTGTTGAGCCAAAGATTCAAACAATGGTTATAGGCTCTTATCACTTTGCCCAGGAAACTGACATCGATGAGCTTTCCCCGGAGAACCAGAAAGAAATAGATAAAATCCTGAATGCTTTAGAGAAGTTTCAGCCAACTAAAGTTGTGATTGAAAAAGAGCCCCAATACACGGATCGTTACAATGAAGTTTATCAAAGATACCGTGCTGGAACACTTTCCATTGACACCCTTGCTAATGAAACATTCCAGCTTGGGTTTAAAATGGCACATAGAATGGATCATGATTCCATTTACCTTTTTGACAATAAGCCGGAGTTTATTGGATCTCTGGAAGGATTCACCTTTTCCGGTTTCAATGAGTATGCAGCTCAACATGATTCTGCTTTCACTCAAGAGCATATGGAACAGATTGGCTCAAATTTTGCCTTCAACGACAGCTTGCTCAGATCACTTCCGTTATATGAACATATTCGTTTGAAGAATTCGCCGGAAGCCCAACAAATAAATGCAAACCGTATGCACATGTATGAGATGAGAGTGGGTATAGCTGAAAACTGGATGGGGCCGGACTGGTTGGGCCGCATTTATCAAAGGAATATTCGCATGATGGGACATTTGTTGAAAATAAGTAAACCAGGTGACCGGCTTATGGTGGTTGTGGGTGCTAACCACAAATGGATACTGGAAGATTTGATGAATAAGACGCCGGATTTTAAAGTTATCAGTGCATATAAGTTTTTGTGA